The following proteins come from a genomic window of Malus domestica chromosome 02, GDT2T_hap1:
- the LOC103407107 gene encoding dof zinc finger protein DOF3.4-like: MPSDSGDQQQKSSQNRRTVKDAQATGAPPPEQEHLPCPRCDSTNTKFCYYNNYNFSQPRHFCKSCRRYWTHGGTLRDIPVGGGTRKNTKRSRTATSATTTTATSDNNAISATPVFLNPGGGAALQFGDWKGNMGNGCGGDGSFNSLLNTHGPGGFLALGGFGLGLSGGFEEMGFGLGRAFWPFPAMGGDCGSGGPHGGMMNTWEIENGEGGGIVNVGVSPVGAELCSWPELAISSPGNGLK; encoded by the coding sequence ATGCCGTCGGACTCAGGCGATCAGCAGCAGAAGAGCAGCCAGAACCGGAGGACGGTGAAAGACGCCCAGGCCACGGGGGCACCACCGCCGGAGCAAGAGCACCTGCCCTGCCCACGCTGCGACTCCACCAACACCAAGTTCTGCTACTACAACAACTACAACTTCTCCCAGCCCCGCCATTTCTGCAAGTCCTGCCGCCGCTACTGGACCCACGGCGGCACGCTCCGCGACATCCCAGTAGGCGGCGGAACCCGCAAAAACACCAAGCGCTCCCGCACGGCCACCTCCGCCACCACAACCACCGCCACTTCTGACAACAACGCAATTTCCGCCACCCCTGTTTTTCTGAACCCAGGTGGTGGAGCGGCCTTACAGTTCGGTGATTGGAAGGGTAACATGGGAAATGGATGCGGTGGCGATGGGAGCTTCAATTCTCTCCTCAACACCCACGGGCCTGGTGGGTTTTTGGCTCTGGGCGGGTTCGGGCTTGGGCTTTCAGGTGGGTTCGAGGAGATGGGCTTTGGGCTTGGGAGAGCTTTTTGGCCTTTTCCTGCGATGGGAGGAGATTGTGGTTCCGGTGGACCCCACGGCGGGATGATGAACACGTGGGAGATCGAGAACGGAGAGGGTGGTGGGATTGTGAATGTGGGTGTCAGCCCTGTCGGAGCTGAGTTATGTTCTTGGCCGGAGTTGGCAATTTCTTCTCCTGGAAATGGActcaagtga